A genome region from Polyodon spathula isolate WHYD16114869_AA chromosome 19, ASM1765450v1, whole genome shotgun sequence includes the following:
- the LOC121294931 gene encoding uncharacterized protein LOC121294931, giving the protein MDLPRQAIETKNTVARFLGNGVLVVPWTLQICTVILEPLRLILQIVYRLWTALQVCRLEMYWGVQHLSYAESEGESHILPPTVKRNRNSEGPKLNHLALSDSESHIMYSSGRKGKSGSFEPLFFNLQSQHLGECKAFLIQRTHLICDPDPSSTEVSAQSRSSCDSPVTGQEETFGEFPVKDSKEADGTASNNPKMEQLESLLDDKAGKREDDSWDEDESSCQEWDTMENQKLWECFVNAADTYNPLNFSACISSCPQKNQPHSNETHCLKGEARENSSFSSDTEEAFENKNYCYNFGQNCSESETETEEDDWDSSSNCSASDEEENNKLWESFVNPTDPYSPLHFTACTVSTSTTQKSSECLNKHMGPAKVPAKCLTLSNSTKDSSYDSQSINDYESNSEGEGNCEQQNKKLWDSFLQSSDPYNLLNFRACLKSCPTDNKSEGNGVRNETKGTGPVKTASVKPNLPKRHFKHSFQNKSKDNQQFLTWKKPAKATARRTQEKQEKEIVKKVTFSPFVHVHVMHAWDFAFRAARKSPWEEMARDRARFQRRIQEAEETIGCCWNSDHREKKQTQLSAENSVAPTVLT; this is encoded by the exons ATGGATCTTCCGAGGCAGGCTATCGAAACTAAGAACACTGTAGCTAGGTTTCTGGGGAATGGTGTGTTGGTCGTTCCATGGACCTTACAGATATGTACTGTAATTCTGGAACCGCTGAGATTAATTCTTCAGATTGTCTATCGACTGTGGACAG CTTTACAGGTGTGCAGATTGGAAATGTATTGGGGAGTCCAGCACCTGAGCTATGCAGAAAGTGAAGGAGAATCACACATATTGCCCCCCACAGTCAAGCGAAACAGAAACAGCGAAGGCCCCAAGTTAAACCATTTAGCCTTAAGTGACTCAGAGTCACACATTATGTACAGCAGTGGCAGAAAGGGCAAGTCAGGCTCATTTGAGCCATTGTTTTTCAATCTTCAATCCCAACACCTCGGCGAATGCAAAGCATTTCTCATACAAAGAACACATTTAATTTGTGATCCAGACCCCAGCAGCACTGAAGTCTCTGCCCAGTCTCGGTCTAGTTGTGACTCACCCGTTACTGGTCAGGAGGAGACATTTGGTGAATTTCCAGTTAAGGATAGCAAGGAAGCAGATGGCACAGCAAGCAATAATCCAAAGATGGAGCAACTGGAAAGTCTACTTGATGACAAAGCAGGTAAAAGGGAGGATGATTCGTGGGATGAAGATGAAAGCAGCTGTCAGGAGTGGGATACAATGGAAAACCAGAAGTTATGGGAATGCTTTGTAAATGCAGCAGACACTTATAATCCACTGAACTTTTCAGCATGTATTTCAAGCTGCCCTCAGAAGAACCAGCCTCACTCTAATGAGACTCATTGTCTTAAAGGTGAGGCAAGGGAGAACTCTTCATTCAGCAGTGACACTGAAGAAGCGTTTGAAAACAAGAATTATTGTTATAACTTCGGTCAAAACTGCTCGGaatctgaaactgaaactgaagagGATGACTGGGACAGTTCCAGCAATTGTAGCGCAAGCGACGAGGAGGAAAATAATAAACTGTGGGAATCTTTTGTGAATCCCACAGATCCTTATAGCCCTTTGCATTttacagcctgcactgtgagcaCCAGCACAACACAGAAATCATCGGAATGTTTAAACAAGCACATGGGGCCGGCGAAGGTGCCAGCGAAATGCCTGACGTTGTCAAACAGTACAAAAGACAGCAGCTATGACAGCCAGTCTATAAATGATTATGAGAGTAATTCTGAAGGTGAAGGTAATTGTGAGCAGCAGAACAAAAAACTGTGGGACTCGTTTTTACAAAGTTCCGACCCTTACAATCTTTTAAATTTTAGAGCTTGCCTGAAAAGTTGCCCAACTGACAACAAAAGTGAAGGTAATGGGGTTAGAAATGAGACAAAAGGAACTGGGCCGGTGAAAACCGCCTCAGTAAAACCAAACTTACCAAAGAGACATTTTAAGCATTCCTTTCAGAACAAAAGCAAAGATAACCAGCAGTTTCTTACCTGGAAGAAGCCTGCCAAGGCAACTGCAAGGCGTACTCAAGAGAAACAGGAGAAAGAAATTGTGAAAAAG GTTACATTTTCACCATTTGTTCATGTCCATGTCATGCATGCGTGGGACTTTGCATTCAGAGCAGCTCGGAAATCTCCCTGGGAAGAAATGGCACGTGACAGAGCCAGGTTTCAGCGCAGGATTCAGGAAGCTGAAGAGACAATAGGCTGCTGCTGGAATTCTGatcacagggaaaaaaaacaaactcagctGAGTGCTGAAAACAGTGTTGCACCCACAGTTCTGACGTGA
- the LOC121294284 gene encoding 40S ribosomal protein S13, giving the protein MGRMHAPGKGLSQSALPYRRSVPTWLKLTSDDVKEQIYKLAKKGLTPSQIGVILRDSHGVAQVRFVTGNKILRILKSKGLAPDLPEDLYHLIKKAVAVRKHLERSRKDKDAKFRLILVESRIHRLARYYKSKRVLPPNWKYESSTASALVA; this is encoded by the exons ATGGGTCGTATGCATGCACCTGG AAAGGGCCTGTCCCAGTCAGCGCTGCCTTACAGACGTAGTGTACCGACA TGGCTGAAACTGACATCTGACGATGTCAAAGAACAGATCTACAAGCTGGCCAAGAAAGGTCTGACCCCCTCACAGATTG GTGTAATCCTGAGGGACTCCCATGGTGTTGCCCAGGTGCGTTTTGTCACTGGCAACAAAATTCTGAGGATCCTGAAATCCAAGGGTCTGGCACCAGACCTGCCTGAGGATCTGTATCACCTGATCAAGAAGGCTGTTGCTGTCCGTAAGCACTTGGAAAGGAGCAGAAAG GACAAGGATGCCAAATTCCGATTGATTCTTGTTGAAAGCAGAATCCACAGACTGGCCCGTTACTATAAGTCCAAGAGAGTACTCCCACCCAACTGGAAGTA CGAATCCTCCACCGCATCCGCTCTGGTCGCATAA